One part of the Humulus lupulus chromosome 9, drHumLupu1.1, whole genome shotgun sequence genome encodes these proteins:
- the LOC133801121 gene encoding probable LRR receptor-like serine/threonine-protein kinase At3g47570, which translates to MALFSSHHNSFLLTFLLTILSFSLSPLSSFAAKTYSNGNETDRLALLAIKAQIIDDPSGVMKSWNDSVHFCNWNGVICGRLHQRVTSLNLSSYDLVGSLSPSIGNLSFLSTIDLTLNHFQHQIPQEIGRLFRLKYLELSNNSFSGAIPGNLSGCSKLLKLRLGFNKLSGRIPVELGSFQLLERVHLHYNNLSGPLPDSLGNLSSTKSLSFAVNNFEGKIPDSFGRLKNLEFLGLGLNRISGMIPSSVYNLSSMTRFSVPFNQLEGNLPSDLGFTLPNLIVFNVGHNLFSGPLPPSLSNASNLVELDTEGSKFTGKVTIDFGSSTNLWWLVLASNSLGTGEADDLNFFESLANCKNIGIIDLSDNKFGGLFPSSISKIPSLVTLRLGSNKLSGNIPEGIGSLVNLTELVVEKNNFTGKIPSAIGDLKMLRKLHMSKNSFSGYILSSLASIAQLYSLHLQKNHLTGPIPSSFGNLSNLQELDLSHNYLNGSIPKEVMSLSSLTVSLNLAQNQLTGSLPSEVGNLKNLGYLDVSENKLSGKIPSELGSCLKLEHLHMESNFFEGTIPSSLSSLRGIQDLDLSGNKLSGEIPKFFQNMSFINLNLSFNQFHGQVPAGGVFRNATGISLVGNEKLCGGIPELHFPACITNKSKKENISQSLKWIIPLLGGLLGSVLIMSILILLRLKKVKRVPSSAPTSSTKDFLLHVSYASLLKATDEFSSANLLGSGSFGSVYKGTLDPNELVVAVKVLQLHERGASKSFMAECEALRNIRHRNLVKLLTVCSSSDFQGNEFKALVYEFMPNGSLESWLQSFSREDDADGELRILSLVQRLNIAIDVASAMDYLHHHCQQPIVHCDLKPSNILLDSDMTAHVGDFGLARFIQEATSRSQPQQTSSFVLNGTIGYAAPEYGMGSKASTHGDVYSYGILLLEIFTGKRPTDEIFKDGLSLHDYVKRALLSRQISEVLDPVFVVGGASGEMEPNSIDISDEVAHSKKEQREECLTAILRVGVACSVETPRQRMDFTDVIKELKLVRKTLEGFSRN; encoded by the exons ATGGCTCTTTTCAGTTCTCACCATAACTCATTTCTTCTCACCTTTCTTCTCACCATCTTATCCTTTTCATTATCACCATTATCTTCTTTTGCAGCCAAAACTTATTCCAATGGAAATGAGACTGACAGACTTGCCTTACTGGCCATCAAAGCTCAAATAATAGATGATCCTTCTGGTGTCATGAAATCATGGAATGATTCAGTCCATTTCTGCAACTGGAATGGTGTCATTTGTGGCCGCCTTCATCAAAGAGTGACCAGCTTGAACCTCAGTTCCTATGACTTGGTTGGCTCACTCTCTCCCTCCATAGGAAATCTCTCCTTCCTTTCAACTATTGACCTTACTCTCAACCATTTTCAGCATCAAATCCCACAAGAAATTGGACGTTTGTTCAGGCTCAAGTATTTGGAGCTTTCCAACAACTCGTTTTCTGGTGCAATCCCAGGAAATCTCTCAGGCTGTTCTAAGCTCCTCAAGCTTAGATTGGGTTTCAACAAGTTGAGTGGAAGAATCCCAGTTGAGCTTGGATCATTTCAACTACTTGAGAGAGTTCATCTTCACTACAACAATCTTTCTGGACCATTACCTGACTCATTAGGTAACCTTTCTTCTACTAAATCTCTTTCATTTGCAGTGAATAACTTTGAGGGAAAAATACCAGACTCCTTTGGAAGGTTGAAAAACTTGGAATTTCTTGGGCTTGGGTTGAACCGAATATCCGGTATGATACCTTCCTCAGTTTACAATCTGTCATCTATGACAAGGTTTAGTGTGCCATTTAACCAATTAGAAGGGAATTTGCCTTCAGACTTAGGCTTCACTCTTCCTAATTTGATAGTCTTTAATGTTGGTCACAACTTATTTAGTGGACCACTCCCACCATCATTGTCCAATGCTTCAAACCTTGTTGAATTGGATACTGAAGGAAGCAAATTCACTGGAAAAGTTACTATTGATTTTGGTAGCTCAACTAATCTGTGGTGGCTGGTCCTTGCCTCAAATTCTCTTGGGACAGGTGAAGCTGATGACTTGAATTTCTTTGAGTCTTTGGCTAACTGCAAAAACATAGGAATAATTGACCTAAGTGACAATAAATTTGGAGGGCTATTTCCTAGTTCCATATCCAAAATCCCATCTCTTGTTACATTGAGACTAGGAAGCAACAAATTGAGTGGTAACATCCCAGAAGGGATTGGCAGCCTTGTTAACTTGACTGAGCTAGTTGTTGAGAAAAACAATTTTACTGGGAAAATTCCATCAGCTATAGGTGATCTCAAAATGCTAAGAAAACTTCATATGTCTAAAAATTCATTTTCTGGCTACATACTATCATCTCTAGCCAGCATAGCTCAATTATACTCACTTCATCTACAAAAGAATCACTTAACAGGTCCTATCCCTTCTAGCTTTGGAAACCTTTCAAATTTGCAGGAGTTAGACCTCTCTCATAACTATCTTAATGGCTCCATACCTAAAGAAGTTATGAGCCTTTCTTCTTTGACAGTTTCCCTTAATCTAGCTCAAAATCAGTTGACTGGTTCCCTGCCTTCTGAAGTGGGAAACTTAAAAAATCTTGGCTACTTGGATGTTTCTGAAAATAAACTCTCTGGAAAAATTCCTAGTGAGCTAGGCAGTTGTTTAAAATTAGAACATCTTCACATGGAGAGTAACTTCTTTGAAGGAACTATCCCTTCATCTTTGAGCTCCTTGAGAGGAATTCAAGACTTGGATCTTTCGGGCAACAAGTTGTCCGGCGAAATTCCAAAGTTCTTTCAGAACATGTCATTTATAAACTTGAATCTTTCTTTCAACCAATTCCATGGACAGGTACCAGCAGGAGGAGTTTTCAGAAATGCAACTGGCATTTCATTAGTTGGAAATGAAAAGCTCTGTGGAGGTATACCAGAATTGCATTTTCCAGCATGCATTACTAATAAGTCTAAGAAAGAAAATATATCTCAAAGCCTTAAATGGATTATACCATTGCTTGGTGGACTACTGGGATCAGTTTTGATCATGTCAATTCTAATTCTCTTGCGGTTAAAGAAGGTGAAAAGGGTGCCTTCATCTGCACCAACTTCATCAACTAAAGATTTTCTGTTACATGTCTCCTATGCAAGCCTCCTCAAAGCAACTGATGAGTTTTCTTCGGCCAATTTATTAGGCAGTGGTAGCTTTGGTTCTGTTTATAAGGGAACTCTTGATCCAAATGAATTAGTTGTTGCAGTGAAGGTACTTCAACTACACGAACGGGGAGCCTCGAAAAGCTTCATGGCCGAATGTGAAGCCTTGAGAAACATCAGACACCGCAATCTTGTGAAATTGTTGACAGTCTGCTCAAGTTCTGATTTTCAAGGCAATGAGTTCAAAGCTTTAGTCTATGAGTTTATGCCTAATGGAAGCCTGGAGAGTTGGTTGCAATCATTTTCGAGAGAAGATGATGCAGATGGTGAACTGAGGATATTAAGTCTTGTTCAAAGATTAAACATAGCCATTGATGTGGCCTCTGCTATGGATTACCTCCATCACCACTGTCAACAACCAATCGTTCATTGTGATCTAAAGCCAAGTAACATTCTTCTTGACAGTGATATGACTGCTCATGTTGGTGATTTTGGGTTAGCAAGGTTCATTCAAGAAGCCACAAGTAGATCACAACCTCAACAAACCAGTTCATTTGTATTGAATGGAACTATTGGGTATGCTGCACCAG AATATGGAAtgggaagtaaggcttcaacacATGGTGATGTATACAGCTATGGAATACTCTTGCTTGAGATTTTTACAGGAAAGAGACCAACGGATGAAATATTTAAAGATGGATTGAGTCTTCATGATTATGTTAAGAGGGCATTGCTAAGTAGACAGATATCAGAAGTTTTAGATCCAGTATTTGTGGTTGGAGGAGCAAGTGGAGAAATGGAACCAAATAGCATAGATATTTCTGATGAAGTGGCTCACAGCAAAAAGGAGCAAAGAGAGGAGTGTTTGACTGCAATCCTAAGAGTTGGAGTTGCATGTTCTGTGGAAACACCTAGACAACGAATGGACTTTACTGATGTTATCAAGGAATTGAAGTTGGTCAGAAAAACTCTTGAAGGGTTCTCAAGAAACTAA